In Sorghum bicolor cultivar BTx623 chromosome 8, Sorghum_bicolor_NCBIv3, whole genome shotgun sequence, one genomic interval encodes:
- the LOC8063268 gene encoding uncharacterized protein LOC8063268, translated as MLEEALQGVDLVVHTADPFQRAEEYTVLQTAISTKTPYIDVCDHEQAKVAGVPAITTAGIYSGVSNDLVKAALIRWPTCRCEPLYPIPETSMRKADKSSDPSVLHSDILLHNNCNQKRSSGSACS; from the exons ATGCTGGAGGAAGCGCTGCAGG GTGTGGATTTGGTTGTCCATACTGCTGACCCTTTCCAGAGGGCGGAGGAGTACACCGTGTTGCAGACAGCAATATCTACTAAG ACACCATATATTGATGTCTGCGACCATGAGCAAGCAAAAGTTGCTGGTGTTCCAGCTATTACTACTGCTGGCATATATTCAGGAGTTAGCAATG ATCTGGTAAAGGCGGCTTTGATCCGGTGGCCAACATGCAGATGCGAACCTCTCTACCCCATTCCGGAGACGAGTATGCGAAAGGCAGACAAGAGCAGTGACCCCAGCGTGTTGCATTCTGACATTCTCCTCCACAACAATTGCAATCAGAAGAGGAGCAGTGGCTCAGCTTGTAGCTGA
- the LOC8063269 gene encoding LOW QUALITY PROTEIN: ubiquitin carboxyl-terminal hydrolase 26 (The sequence of the model RefSeq protein was modified relative to this genomic sequence to represent the inferred CDS: deleted 1 base in 1 codon), whose amino-acid sequence MNRPNTRHKNKRPRSDESNSPSAAVFKKIHSDGDISKSDIRQLYMVWKLPCYGCHGNTKDSPNCFCGLIPATNGVRKTGLWQKMQEIIRALGSNPSRDLRDSTDTPAGLTNLGATCYANSILQCLYMNISFRTGIFSLELEVLKKHPVLDQLSRLFAQLHSSKMAFIDSAPFIKALELDNGVQQDSHEFLTLFLSLLEQSLSHSKVPGARTIVQHLFCGRVSHVTRCSSCGKDSAASSKMEDFYELELNIKGLNTLEESLNDYFSEEALDGENQYFCESCQKRVDATRCIKLRSLPPVVNFQLKRYVFLPKTTTKKKISSTFSFPRQLDLGKRLSNPSSSCTYDLAAILVHKGTGANSGHYVAHIKDESNGQWWEFDDETVSKLGVNPFGEKPGKASNKVDHKAQGISTAVLSQXXXXXXXSTDAYMLMYKCTTKDDNATENNKIVEINNDSLPQHLLDEINELNVSYVKSCEEYQSKKDSHLRYVNERRQEVKSVLAAAPADPEDDSYFWISTDWLRQWADNTTPPSSIDNGPIQCKHGKVPASKVTSMKRLSSVAWEKLYLKYGGGPTLSSDDFCMECLKDGAKNAVSADVYRERKASLKNLAEAALSGNCPDGPSYFISKTWLTHWLRRKNSDIPSDADNGPTSALRCCHGDLLPEHAAGAKRVSVPENLWLFLYETMNEKKADDIVTFPSDCQPCEICSQELSDVASVEGNLRAVKVKQRQKHEKLATGKSFTLHPGQKYFLVPSSWLSEWRAYITATGKNISSLPEPHSLEEVVSSLICEKHSRLLQRPLDLVCKRGSITQKMSNTDGLTVIPEYDWKLFSEEWSARPEKGISAEIAFSKSSQDKLHGPSEATAIVDGDRGKSLDDTNDDLGASEPYIRTDPEVCEECIGERESCALVEKLNYQNEDIHVYFVRGKEAPKSIKEACSKAAVVADRRTSKRSRRASSGNSISLKVSGSTSIYQLKLMIWESLGIVKENQKLHKGSDEIEDDLATLADKGVFPGDILWVRDSEIYENRDIADEISEQKADMLQVEEGFRGTLLTSGVSVQFCQDITFSE is encoded by the exons ATGAATAGGCCCAACACTCGCCACAAGAACAAGAGGCCGCGGTCTGATGAATCCAATAGCCCGTCTGCGGCTGTTTTCAA GAAGATACACTCTGATGGCGATATCTCAAAGAGCGATATCCGCCAGCTTTACATGGTGTGGAAACTGCCTTGCTATGGCTGCCATGGGAATACCAAGGACTCTCCAAATTGTTTCTGTGGGTTGATTCCTGCTACCAATGGGGTTCGCAAAACCGGCCTCTGGCAGAAAATGCAGGAAATTATCCGCGCTCTTGGCTCTAATCCATCCAGGGACCTCCGTGATTCCACTGATACGCCTGCTGGATTGACTAACCTGGGTGCAACCTGTTATGCAAATAGCATACTTCAGTGCCTTTACATGAATATATCCTTCCGCACAGGAATTTTCTCTTTAGAGCTGGAAGTTTTGAAGAAGCATCCTGTCCTGGATCAGTTGTCACGGCTGTTTGCACAGCTACACTCTAGCAAAATGGCTTTCATTGATTCCGCACCTTTTATTAAAGCGCTGGAATTAGACAATGGTGTCCAACAGGACAGCCATGAATTTCTCACCTTGTTCCTGTCTCTGCTTGAGCAATCGTTAAGTCATTCCAAGGTTCCTGGAGCTAGAACAATTGTGCAACATCTGTTTTGCGGCCGTGTATCACACGTGACAAG GTGCTCATCATGTGGAAAGGATTCTGCAGCATCTTCAAAAATGGAAGACTTTTACGAGCTGGAGTTGAATATTAAAGGTTTAAATACTTTAGAAGAAAGTCTTAATGACTACTTTAGTGAAGAAGCACTGGATGGGGAGAACCAATACTTTTGTGAGTCATGTCAGAAAAGggtagatgccactcgctgcatAAAACTTCGATCACTTCCTCCGGTTGTCAACTTTCAGCTAAAGCGCTATGTATTCCTCCCGAAG ACAACAACAAAGAAAAAGATTTCTTCAACGTTCAGTTTCCCGAGACAGCTTGATTTGGGAAAACGGTTGTCAAACCCTTCATCTAGTTGTACTTATGACCTGGCTGCTATTTTAGTTCACAAGGGTACTGGTGCTAATAGTGGACACTATGTTGCACACATAAAAGATGAAAGCAATGGGCAGTGGTGGGAGTTTGATGATGAGACTGTATCCAAACTCGGTGTG AACCCGTTTGGCGAAAAACCTGGAAAGGCGTCAAATAAAGTTGATCATAAGGCCCAAGGTATCTCCACAGCAGTTCTCTCACAG NNNNNNNNNNNNNNNNNNNNATCTACTGATGCTTATATGCTGATGTACAAATGTACCACTAAGGATGACAATGCCACAGAAAACAATAAAATTGTGGAAATAAATAATGATTCACTTCCACAGCATCTTCTTGATGAaattaatgaactaaatgtaTCATATGTGAAATCGTGTGAGGAATACCAAAGCAAGAAGGACAGTCATTTGAGATATGTAAACGAGAGGCGTCAAGAAGTAAAATCTGTTCTGGCAGCAGCACCTGCTGATCCAGAGGATGATTCATATTTTTGGATCTCAACAGACTGGCTTCGGCAATGGGCAGATAACACTACTCCCCCCTC TTCCATTGACAATGGTCCAATTCAATGCAAACATGGAAAGGTTCCAGCATCTAAAGTCACATCAATGAAGCGACTATCATCTGTAGCTTGGGAAAAACTATATTTGAAG TATGGAGGGGGACCGACATTGAGCAGTGATGATTTTTGTATGGAGTGTCTTAAAGATGGGGCGAAAAATGCAGTATCTGCTGATGTCTACCGTGAACGAAAAGCATCATTGAAAAACCTTGCAGAAGCAGCACTTTCTGGTAATTGTCCAGATGGTCCTTCTTACTTTATCTCAAAGACATG GTTGACTCATTGGCTGCGGAGGAAAAATTCAGATATCCCTTCGGATGCGGATAATGGACCAACAAGTGCTTTAAGATGTTGCCATGGGGATCTTCTGCCGGAGCATGCTGCAGGAGCAAAGCGAGTATCCGTACCAGAGAACCTCTGGTTATTTCTCTATGAAACAATGAACGAGAAGAAGGCTGATGATATTGTGACTTTTCCATCAGATTGTCAACCATGTGAAATTTGCAGTCAGGAATTGTCTGATGTTGCATCTGTGGAGGGTAATCTTAG AGCAGTGAAAGTAAAGCAACGACAGAAACATGAAAAGTTGGCAACTGGGAAAAGCTTTACACTTCATCCTGGTCAAAAATATTTTTTGGTTCCTTCATCATGGTTGTCAGAATGGAGAGCTTATATTACAGCCACTGGGAAAAATATTTCTTCGTTACCAGAACCTCATAGTTTGGAAGAAGTTGTCAGTTCACTTATATGTGAAAAG CATTCAAGATTGCTGCAAAGGCCTTTGGATCTTGTCTGTAAGCGTGGGAGCATCACTCAGAAAATGTCAAAT ACTGATGGGTTAACAGTAATCCCAGAGTATGATTGGAAATTATTCTCCGAGGAGTGGAGTGCCAGACCTGAAAAAGGTATATCTGCTGAAATTGCTTTCAGCAAGAGCTCTCAAGACAAATTGCATGGACCATCTGAAGCAACGGCAATTGTGGATGGAGATCGAGGCAAGTCTCTTGATGACACAAATGATGATTTGGGAGCCAGTGAACCCTATATCAGAACTGACCCTGAG GTTTGTGAAGAATGTATTGGAGAAAGAGAGAGCTGTGCATTGGTGGAGAAACTTAATTATCAGAATGAAGACATCCATGTTTATTTTGTCCGTGGGAAAGAAGCACCAAAGTCTATTAAAGAAGCATGTAGTAAAGCTGCTGTTGTAGCAGATCGTCGGACTTCAAAGCGTTCCCGGAGAGCAAGCTCTGGAAATTCAATTAGTTTGAAAGTCTCTGGTTCTACATCCATCTATCAGTTGAAACTCATGATATGGGAATCTTTAGGG ATTGTTAAGGAGAACCAGAAACTTCACAAAGGCTCTGATGAAATTGAAGATGACCTTGCTACTCTTGCTGATAAGGGTGTTTTTCCTGGGGATATTCTTTGGGTCAGAGACTCTGAAATCTATGAGAATCGTGACATAGCAG ATGAAATTTCAGAACAGAAGGCTGATATGCTACAGGTTGAGGAAGGGTTTCGAGGAACTCTGTTGACATCAGGTGTCTCTGTTCAGTTTTGTCAGGACATAACATTTAGTGAATGA